From the Oceanobacillus kimchii X50 genome, the window TTTATGCAAGTCCTTTGGCAGTATACTTTCTTGGTATTCAGTTGATTGTTTTTCAAACAGGTCCCAAGATGGCATACTTACCACATTCACATGAATCCCTTCTTCGGCTAAACGGGTTTGAGCATTAATAGATAGAGACACTTCGGAACCCGCTGCAATAATAATCCCATCAGCTTCACCCTTCGCCTCAGATACTATATAAGCTCCTTTACATACCCCTTCACTTGCCAATTTCTCTGTTTCTTTTAATGTAGGTAACCCTTGTCTTCCTAAGACTAGCATTGTAGGATGACCTTTTTCTTCCACAGCAATCTTCCATGCTTCTCTTGTTTCGTTAGCATCCGCAGGACGAATGACTGAAATCCCTGGCATTGCTCGAAATGCAGCAAGATGTTCGACTGGTTGATGTGTCGGTCCATCTTGCCCGACAGCAATCGAATCATGTGTAAACACATAGATCACTGGCAATTCCATTAAGGAAGCTAGCCTAATTGCTGGGCGCAAGTAATCTGAAAAAACGAAGAAAGTACTGACAAAAGATCGTAAATGATGTAATGCCATTCCATTAGCAATTGCTCCCATGGCGAACTCTCTCACACCAAACCGAACATTTCTACCAGAATAATCATTACGACTAAAATCAACATAATCTTTTAATCTCGTTTTTGTTGATGAATCGAGGTCAGCAGACCCACCTACTAGTTCAGATAGCTTACTAGCTAATGCATTTAATGTTTCACTCGATGCAACCCTTGTAGCAAGCGTATCACCTACGGTATAAACTGGAAGACCGTTATCCCACGCTTCAGGAAGCTCTCCATGGATGATTCTTTTCAACTCTTTTGCTAATTCCGGGTATTCATTTTGGTATTCAACAAATAAGTCATTCCATTCTTGTTCTTTCTCTACACCATTTGCTTTTATACTATTAAAATCCTTATATACTTCTTCTGGCACATGAAATGCTTCATGTTTCCAGTTATAAAATTCTTTTGTTCGTTCTATTTCTTCCCTACCTAGTGGATCGCTATGTGCATCACTTGTACCCTGTAAGGAAGGAGATCCATAACCAATAACTGTTTTTACTTCTATAATCGTAGGTCTATTTTCATCGGCTTTCGCTTGTTCTAAAGCAATTTGAATAGCTTCAATATCATTTCCATCTTCTACATATAAATATTGCCAATTAAAAGATTCAAACCTTTTTTTGATATTTTCGGAAAAAGACAACCCAAGTCCACCATCTAAGCTAATATCATTTGAATCATACATTACAATTAATCGTCCGAGGTTCAAGTGCCCGGCTAGTGATGCAGCTTCATAAGATACACCTTCCATAAGATCGCCATCCCCACAAATGGTATATGTGTAATGGTCAACTACAGGGAAATCTTTTCTATTATATGTTTCAGCCAAATGTCTTTCTGCCAATGCCATTCCGACACTTACTGGAATCCCTTGCCCAAGTGGTCCTGTTGTTGCTTCCACTCCTGGAGTTATTCCATATTCAGGATGTCCAGGTGTTTTACTTCCCCATTGTCTTGTATTCTTTAAGTCTTCAACCGTAACATCAAACCCAGAAAGATGCAGCAGATTATACAATAGATTTGACCCATGTCCAGCTGACAATACAAATCTATCACGATTAAACCAACTCGGATTTTCAGGATTAATATTCAACACATTTTTCCATAGACTATATGCCATAGAGGCTGCACCCATGGGCATTCCTGGATGACCATGCTGTGCTTTTTCCACACTATCAATAGTTAACGTACGTATCGTGTTAATAGCTAATTCAGAAACTGTCGAACTTCCTGTTGCCATATAAGAGACCTCCTATATTATATTGGTTATTTTATAAATAAAATGTCTAGGTAATTTTGTTTTGCTTCTTCTTTTTAAATGGTATTGCCATTAGTACGATAATTACAATTAAACTTACTGTAATAGCAATTGGTCCTGCATAATTAGCCAAGGAGCCAAAGAAAATACCAGTTACACCAAAATCAGCATCAGAAAATGTCGTATTAGCAAAACCTAAATCTCCTAGTACTGGCATTAAGAACACTGGTAGGAACGAAATAATTATCCCGTTCACAAAGGCTCCTGTAATAGCACCTCTAAATCCCCCAGTCGCATTACCAAAAACTCCTGCGGCAGCTCCTGTGAAAAAGTGAGGTACAACACCTGGAAGAATTATAATACCTCCAGTAAAAATCATAATAAACATACTGAATATCCCACCAACAAAACTTGCA encodes:
- the tkt gene encoding transketolase gives rise to the protein MATGSSTVSELAINTIRTLTIDSVEKAQHGHPGMPMGAASMAYSLWKNVLNINPENPSWFNRDRFVLSAGHGSNLLYNLLHLSGFDVTVEDLKNTRQWGSKTPGHPEYGITPGVEATTGPLGQGIPVSVGMALAERHLAETYNRKDFPVVDHYTYTICGDGDLMEGVSYEAASLAGHLNLGRLIVMYDSNDISLDGGLGLSFSENIKKRFESFNWQYLYVEDGNDIEAIQIALEQAKADENRPTIIEVKTVIGYGSPSLQGTSDAHSDPLGREEIERTKEFYNWKHEAFHVPEEVYKDFNSIKANGVEKEQEWNDLFVEYQNEYPELAKELKRIIHGELPEAWDNGLPVYTVGDTLATRVASSETLNALASKLSELVGGSADLDSSTKTRLKDYVDFSRNDYSGRNVRFGVREFAMGAIANGMALHHLRSFVSTFFVFSDYLRPAIRLASLMELPVIYVFTHDSIAVGQDGPTHQPVEHLAAFRAMPGISVIRPADANETREAWKIAVEEKGHPTMLVLGRQGLPTLKETEKLASEGVCKGAYIVSEAKGEADGIIIAAGSEVSLSINAQTRLAEEGIHVNVVSMPSWDLFEKQSTEYQESILPKDLHKRLTVEMGSKVGWREYAGSRGIVMSIDTFGASAPGDEVIEQYGFTVENVVNRFKELM